Within Acomys russatus chromosome 7, mAcoRus1.1, whole genome shotgun sequence, the genomic segment GTGAAAAGTCTTCGAAAATAGGTTCTCAGTCCCGAAAATCAGCcatgacatttttgttgttgttattttgtgacATGATGTCTCTATGTAGTCCATTCCCGGTTGGCCAATAATTAGGTAGGTATCTCAGGCTAGTCCTGAACTCATGGTCCTATTGTACCAGCCTGGCATTCTGGCTGAAATACTGGTGTGTTCCTGGATGCTTAGCTACAGAAGATATGAACAGTACATACACAGAACCAAAAGTGAGATCAGTATCCAGCCTCTAACTTTCATCTTACATTGGATTCCACTAAGCCATAGGAGACACTGTGCTCTATGCTACAGCCTCCTGGTGTGAACAAGTCACTAAGTGAAGACTAAATGAGGAGGAATTTTAAATGTCTAACCATTTATTCCAGTGTGATGTAATACTTCAATACTCTTCCATTCTAATGCACCTATTTCTTTAGTAAACACAATTTGGCTTAAATTGTTTCCTTCacctatacttaaaaaaaaaaaactcagcctGTAGCAGGAATGTGTCTGATGGCTTAGTCATCATAACAATAGTACAAGTGTCTGGGTAGGGTATTATTATAAGGTACCTCTTAtttcaacaaaacaaatcctTGCTCTCTGTTAATTTACAGGTATTTTCCATTTCAGAGGGAAGgattttgatttattaaaaacagaaagaaacagacctTCCCGAAACTCCATTGCAGTCCAGATACCTAACAATTCTGTTGATGTTTCTGTATCATACTAGAAATAAATCACCCACCTAGCAACAGGGATGAAGTCAATGctagaacacagaaagaaacattaGAGACTGCTAATAAAAGTCTCATACCCCCAAGGCTCAGCAAACACACAAGGGAGGAAAatacagaaggaagggaggatatgaGAAGTGGGGAGGGCAGTGAAGGAGATGGTGAGCAGGCCAAATTACAAATGATCCCTGAGGAgatgtttctaaaataaataccCCTACTCTCCAGGCTTTTGTGtagcctcttaaaaaaaaaacaacaagaaaatagatGTTATGATCAAATCCTTCCCAAAGCCAAATATCTGAAGTTCCTTACAATGTCACCAAAGAGTGGACAAGGTCAAAATCTCAGGTCAGTGATATTTTCCTCTCTGGAGTGTTACTTCAGGCACCAGGGCATAGGGAGATGGCTTCTCTGCTACAGAAAAAGAATATTAGTGCATGCCAAACTTTGGGGACAATAGTCATGAGTCCTAAAAACTTTCAAACACCTCTACATTGAGAGGAAATTGGCTTCTAAAAATGATGTGCCACACAGCCTGTGTGGTTCAATCATCTGAGAAAAATGCTTAAGTTAGGGATATCAGATAGTGTTGGGAATACAGGAAAGCTAATTCATCAATGACTCTTAAACAGGACACAAGCGGTATCCTGTGCATTAGACTACTTATTAAGTATTTGGAGTgttctgggaaacaaaacaaaaaacaaataaatttgaacagttttgaaaaagagagtgagaaaatgaacaaaaattcaGAGGAGGGATGAGGTGCTTCAAATAGAGGACAGAGTGTCAGGACAAAGGGAGGTAAAGAGACCAGAGGGAAAGTTGGTGTGTTTGTGAGATATGCAAGCCTGAGAGAGGTCCCTAGAGATACATGGAGACTCATAGTTTACAGGGAAGAGTTTGAAATTTCCTCATCAACAAAACAATCCCTCTCTGAAGAAGACATCTTGGAAAAGAGAGTGAGTGGCTGAGTGCTTGAGGAAAAAAGTCTTGGACCTTTTAACAACTCCTCTACTCTGCCCAGGTCTCACAGATCAGCATGTCTACCACAAAGACAGCTCGGAGGAAAGTGAATAGAAGTGCTCAGTGTTTgagtaaaaagagaaagacagcaagCTGGTTTTTACTGCTACAGATCCAACTTATGCCATTAACTTGCATGATGCACATTGGATAAAAAGGACGTAGGTGCTTGGTTAGTAAGTCTCATCCATTCATAAATTATATGAACCTGATATCTGGAAGACATAGAATTATGTAAGTattctaaaaaataaagtgactgtGTGAAATCGCAGTTGGCTGACAGAGATGAAATCCAGAATTATCTATTCCCTGCATTTCTGTCTTTGTAGTATCTTTTCCATGTTGCCTTTGTTGtcccttttctgtgttttcttgttaATCCTTCTATTGACGCTTATATGGTATTAATGTAACAACAGAAATGGTCCTACTGCAACATCCCCGATTGTGTTAGGATGAACTTGAAATTTGCAAAAGAATTTAAATATCTTCACTACAATAAAGAAAACTGTAACTCTGTAGATAATAGATACCATAATTAGATCCACTTTGGTAATCATGTCATAAGTTATACTTACATTAACTCACAATACTGCGGAAATCAAACACATAAAAGTTTTATTCACCACTCTTGCACTGTTAACCTTCCGTACTCTATATACTTCTGAGCCTTTGCTTGACAGGCAGGAATTagctgtttctgtgtttctcGCGTGTTGAAAAGGCCCCTCTCTGCCCCAACTTCTCTTAATGTAAACCTTATAAGATCAGTATAGTCCCACTCACCACTCCTCAACTTATAGTTGGCCATCTGGGCACACTATTTGTTGCTCAAATAAAATCCagtgtagtatttttttttcttaaagtcaaACCTCCTTGAGTTGTTTTATATTCCCACATAGGCTTCATAAAAATAGGATTCATAAGAATATCACTTTAAATCTCAGGATAAATGCTACAGATGCGTCTCTACTGCAATGTCTGTAGTGACAAAAATTCAAAGTGATAAAGCATTCTCTTTGCCAATTGTAATCTGTTCTTGTACTTAGCGTCAAAAGCGGGATGAAGATGGAACTCATTAGCACACTTTATTAATGATAGCCTTAGATCACATGTGGCTCCTATAATCACAAGTTCACTACTATTACTAAGAAATAGTAGTAGTGGAAGACCAACCAGATTCTGAGGAGTGAAGTTCAGTAATCTGGGAGATATGTTTTCATGATGACAATGTGGTACATTAGTAATGTCAATGAGTGCACCAAGATATGGTTTGCACAGAATGTGAGATGCACAGTCCTCACAAGATGCAAAAGAAGGTTACCAccttctctttggctggtgccagaAGATGACTGCCTGCCTCCAATGCTACCTCAGAGTTCTGAGTCACAAAGCCTTCTCAACTCTTTTGAATACCATCAGATTCTTTAGTTATTGAAGCATAATCCATGTGCCCATGTCTAAATAATCTATATTTAGTTGGTTTCTGTAAATACCTGAAACGTAACAATCATTTTTCTGGTGTTGCTACCAATAGTACCTTCAAGCAACTATCATAgactttgttttattgtatattttttatgtgtatattataaAACTCTGAAGCTTTGGGAAGAGCTCACGGGAAACTAAAGTATTATACAGGTCAATATGTGGAAGTTCATTTGTTTTGGAGAAACAAACATACAGGTCAGTCTTAGGTCATTTTTCGCCCTCCCAAGAATCTCTAGATCTTTATCATGTAAGATTACTTGTAGACATATTGGATACATCCCCCCCTAAAATTAActggttattttgtttatttaccaTTCTCTTTATACAGTTTTGCAGTCAGATAGTCACACCTGGTCTTCAAACAATGCATAGATACTTTCTGGCATTCTGTCTCATTTACTGAGAAAAATCTTTGGGTCTTTTCTAAATACCAGCATTCAAGATGAGGAGTACCATGAAAAAAATCCTGTAAGTACGAATACTATTAAAGCACTATAAATCAATTATAgtgattttattcttcattttgtttggaGGATAGGATTTACAAAGATTTCATCAAAGTCCTCTCTTCTACATATTTCTAATGTATACTCCAATTATGTGAGCGCTGAATAATGTACAGAGCTGTTATTGACATATCTTGTTTCCCCTAGAAAGCGACCAGGAGTCAATGAAATGCCATTGTTTTTGGAAAGCAGGACCACTGAACATCCACACACCACATAACGTCCTCAGGAGGTAAATCCTAAAGAACTGAATTCAGTCACCTTACCTGAAAGGGATATTTCCCTCTGCAGTGCCTATAATGTGGCTCaacacctcctcctccccattcCTGCTCACTGGGTTCCCAGGTCTGGAGAAAGCCCATCACCTCATCTCTCTCCCATTGCTGCTGGCTTACATCTCCATTCTGCTTGGCAATGGCACCCTTCTGTTCCTCGTTAAGGATGACCGTAACCTCCATGAGCCCATGTACTATTTCTTAGGGATGCTGGCAACTACTGATCTTGCAGTAACTCTGACTACCATGCCCACAGTGCTGGGCGTACTATGGTTAAATCACCGGGAGATTGGCCATGGTGCCTGCTTCTCTCAGGCCTACTTTATCCACACTCTCTCGATTGTGGAGTCAGGGGTCTTGCTTGCCATGGCCTATGACCGTTTCATTGCCATTCGCAACCCGTTAAGATATACCACCATCCTTACTGACACTAGGGTAATGCAGATTGGCATAGGCGTATTAACAAGGGCTGGACTGTCAATCATGCCAATAATCATTCGCCTGCATTGGTTTCCCTATTGTCGATCCCATGTACTCTCCCATGCTTTCTGTCTGCACCAGGATGTCATCAAGCTAGCCTGTGCTGACATCACATTCAACCGTCTCTATCCAGTTGTGGTTGTATTTGCAATGGTTCTGTTAGATTTTCTAATTATCTTCTTCTCCTATGTTTTGATTCTCAAGACTGTCATGGGCATCGCTTCTACAGACGAGAGGGCCAAGGCCCTTAACACATGTGTCTCCCATATCTGCTGCATCTTAGTTTTCTATGTCACTGTGGTTGGTTTGACATTTATTCACAGGTTTGGAAAGCATGTTCCTCACGTGGTCCACATCACAATGAGctacatttatttccttttccccccttttatgaACCCTGTCATCTATAGTATTAAGACCAAACAGATTCAGAGTGGTTTGCTCCGTTTATTCTCCCTACCTTGTTCTAGAACATGACTCTGACTGCTCTCTGAGAAACAGATTCTGGAAGGTGGGCAGACAATATTGCAAACAAAAACACCCGTGCAAAATACTTTAGTAGATTGCCTCTGCTGTTTGATTCCCTACTAATTGCTTACTAAGGCCTCTCCTATTTGATGGCTATTCATTATTGATTTGGTATGACATAATGTATTCACAATACTAAATACTATGTCAAGACCTCACTCTGACGTCAACTGTTCCCCTTCGGTAACTTACACCATTTGTTGAGTTTGTGACACATGACATGTGCATACAGTATAGGTCATACTTGTTTGAGTTAAAGTGCATCATTCTCCAAGTGGTCCTCACACACTGTCTCCCCTATAGCTAAAGGATTTAGTAATTTTGTTCATATGGATCTGGTTAGTGGTTCTAGAAAACTATCTTGAGTGAAATTAGCCAAACTTAGCTGCAATTCAGGATGAATTGGGAAAAGCATATCCTTGAAAAGTCTGCTCAGTTTCAGTACTGATCAATTATTTATCAAgtaataatacaaaaaaataactattttatgaaagaaatgaaattctAGTCAAGATAACCACTATCCTCCTAAGTTTTGTCTCAAGCACTACTGAATAGACataggtatttttatttattaaagtgATACAAAAAGCCCTATTTGCAGGACAGCTTGTGAGATGTGAGATCTGGTACACAGAATCCCAGAGCATGGCATGGTTCCTCATTTGTCTGGGATGGAAAGATGAGGGAGAAAATGGTCAGTGGTTATTACtgaaagagacattttcttttccgTTTTCAAATATCTGTCTGAGTTTATGACCTCTTAAAGAAACGGTACCCATAAAAAGGATAACCTTTAAATTtactgcccccccaaaaaaaaatcattctcatGAGCAGACTACGAGGCATAAAGTGGTAGGATAACACACAGCCATTCCCAAGATGAATCACTGACTCTCTAGGCTCTGTCATACAAGCCTTCAAAGTGTCCTATATTGGCAACATCTACTCTCAAAAAGAAGTGATAATTTTCTAGAACTTCTGGGATTTATGACTAACTTAGTAGcttagagaaaaggaaaacaatcttTACAGCAGTTTCCAGTCTACTAAGGACCTTTATCTAATATGCCCATTGAACTAACTTATTTTACATTGTGCTTCTGCAACTtggttttatgtttaaatttttgttgtaaatgtcatgtttttttctttaatatctcCAAGAGTTTGATCCTTAGACAGGGAAAAATAATATAAGCCCTATAACCGTGATACAGATtttatcaaatatattatttttaataaaatataatttttattaaaccaATGAAAGTAAGTTTAGgccctgtctgtgtgtctgtctgttatttcttgtctttgtctcttttatttgtCTTATAATGTTTTCCAAAATATGGACAACCTAAATGGTAGCATCATCTAAAAACCTCAAAACTCTCAGGGCTGGGATGTAGCCCTGTTTGTGGAGTACTTGCCTGACATACATAAAGCCCTTGAATCAACCCTGAACAGCACAAAAATGGCACAGAGTGGAGATGcatgcttacaatcccagcacttaggcggTAGTATCAGGATGAGCAATAGTTCAAAGTCATAGAAAGCTTCAGACCAGCGTGTGAAACATGAAatccagtctcagaaaaaaaaaaaactagtttcatttttttttttcctttctcagaacAAGTTCAGGGGGAAATCTATCCTCAATCAAAGTATTCATTGCTCCATTCTCCCTGTAGTTATTGTGCTCCTGAGCTCTGCTCTATCCTGCTATTAGGGATTGTATGACAGCAGTGTTTTTTATCAGCTCTATAACTAATATATATGATGGCTACACCTTGAGTGtgattttatcattttcattttctataattctccatttttctttttacatggttTCTAAATCTTATTAGGTATTTTCATATTTCATCCCAGGAAAGTGTATGTGAAAGGCAGCAACATGAAAACATGTCAGGCTATGAGAAATTTTCTGTAAAACTTTTGGGAGAATACTGAGACAAGacagaaccaaagaaaaatattcagtggCCACATAAAGTGCAGGGAGGTCTGCGCCTAGATTGTGGAGCAGAACTTGAGATAAAATATCAAAGCTTAATAGCCACAGGCAGAGTGTCACGGTCCCAAATTCTACAAGAGACCACCTTGTGGAATCCCAATCTCTAGTGTTCTTTGTTATGTATAGTGTAAGTAGGTAACAAAAGATCCCCAAACCAGTTCTCACAGTTGGGGGAACAAGGAGATACTCATGCTGTTGTGGAATTGTAGGGAGATGTTTCACTCCAGAAAATGGAGACAGTCTGGTTAATCCTTCTGACAGTAGGGCACGTTCACAAGGCTGTTGTTCATCTGGTATTATTGTTGAAAGGGCACTTCTCTCTTGGCTTTCACCATTTCGCCTTTGTACACAGGTGACGTAATGAGCAATATGTATCTGTACACCATGACGTAATGAGCAATATTTCTGTATACTTCAAAGTACCGAAAAATCGAAAACGTATCATCATTCACAGCTGTACCTCAGGAAGATGCAGCACACACTTTAACACGCTGGACTCAATGAACACGCTGAACACGCCGGGCCCTCTCTGAACACGCCGGGCCCTCTCTGAACACGCCGGGCCCTCTCTGAACACGCCGGGCCCTCTATGAACACGCTGGGCCCTCTATGAAAGCTTTTGCTCATGTCTCCTGATACATGTGAATACCTGTTAGATTTCTCAGCTTTCAATACAGACAGATGTTCATCCTCCACCTTTATCAAGGTCAGACTCACTCTCAAACAGGAGAATGGGCCAAGTGTCTATAATAACAGTTGCTACAGCGTGATAAGCTCCCGGGGGTCAGCATCAACGTGCAGCTCCTGCCAGAGGCCAGCTGAAAACACAGAAGCCATATGTTCCTAGATAAAGTTAAGGGCTCAACGATAAATAATCAATTGTTTTGAGATTAGTTCACAAATTAAGCCTTGAGAGTAGAATAATAGTGGGAAATCTGCTTAAACAAGCAGTGCAAATTCCTGTCAAGAAACACAGTAACAGCTTAGTCTCTATTGTTGTCAGTTCATAAGGCCAGCCCCTGCTTCCAGGGCCCAGATGGTGCAGAGACTCACTGTAATAAATTATTCCACTCCTATTTTTGCACAAAACCAGCATGCTGTAGACAGGTAAATTCACTCCTCCAACTATATTGCTGCATTGGAGACATCCAAGCAAGGTATTCCTGCTCTCCCACTTTGTGAGGCTTCCTGAGAGGTATGTGTGGAATCGCCAGCAGCCAGAGGACAGGAGCACAGCTCCACACTACTGCCTTGGTGACCAAGATGCTCCCCTAAGGCTTTTAGAGACTTAGACTCTGGCCAAATGGGAGTTTGTAGCTTCAACTCTCAAAACAATTTACATGGCCAGACAGTTCAGTGAATCagagatggttttttaaaaaagatattttaatataagcTTGAGCATGAAGGATAAAAGAAAGATAGGCACTTGGAAGAAAGTGAGTCATGCTCAAGTCAGCGGGGTGTTTCCCAAAGGAGTTGGGGGGAATCAAATGAAAGTCAGATGCACTTAACTGCAGACACTGGCTTCTCCAAGAGTAAACAATTAATTGTCTTAAAATTAGCCGTAAGTACCACTTTGATGACTCTAAAGTTACATCTCAAAGGGTTAATTTGAAAAAGACATTATTTTGATATAGAAGTTAAGTAAGGTCTCTATAAAGTTGCTCTGTGAAGCTGCACAAGTGGCTCAGTGTGTGTCGTTTCCATGTGAAACTCTGCGATTCCTAGAAAACTGGAGGTTTGTGTCTGAGAAAGGACAAGAGCTGTGAGCAGTTGTTCATCGTGTTGAAAATCTCGCTTTGCTTCTGGCAAGGGTGTTAACAAGGGTCTTCACTCCCCTCCTCTCTGGCCTGCCTCAGAAAGGCAGGTGCTGCTTCTAGAAATAACTTCTTGCTGTAATTTTTTCCAAGAATCATCACCCTCTGATTAGCTGTTTAGTACACAGCAGTCATTCCTAGaaacatgtacatgcaagcaacatGAAACATACTcagcatgtatttatgtatgtgttcttCTACATGTGTAGATAGCAACAATATTTAAAGGAGAACATGTCATTGTGAATTTGGGAAGGAGATGTGGGTAGAGACATGGGAGATGTAGGAAGGAGAAGATTTAGGATGGAGCGAtacaattctattttaattacatttttaaaacttaaaaaaaattatcagtcCTGTATCACACTTGGTCTCCTCAAGACCTGTTTGAATCATATATTAATATGAACATATTTCATGGGAGAAATGAAGCCTGGAAAGATTAATTGCCTCGTTGGATTAATAAGGCTGGGATTCCGGCCAGGGATCTGAATTTATGCCAAGCAGCTCTTTTACaccttctgtttcttcctgagATGCCACTAAGAAGCTCATCACTGGAAAATATCCTGGTGAAAATTTGTAGACTTAGAAAAttatgtctctctttcctttcttttgaggcTAAGTCAATATCATACCATATACTAATTCATTTTGATTACTCAtctgagaaaatgtttttttctaatcTCTTACTTCTAACTATACTATCTTATTTCTGTGGAGGAATCGTTCCATTCTGTTGTACACAACATACTGCTATCTCTCCCAGAAGCAAGTGTGATCTCAGgaccatttctttgtttttgtttttgtttctaaaa encodes:
- the LOC127192226 gene encoding olfactory receptor 51B6 produces the protein MWLNTSSSPFLLTGFPGLEKAHHLISLPLLLAYISILLGNGTLLFLVKDDRNLHEPMYYFLGMLATTDLAVTLTTMPTVLGVLWLNHREIGHGACFSQAYFIHTLSIVESGVLLAMAYDRFIAIRNPLRYTTILTDTRVMQIGIGVLTRAGLSIMPIIIRLHWFPYCRSHVLSHAFCLHQDVIKLACADITFNRLYPVVVVFAMVLLDFLIIFFSYVLILKTVMGIASTDERAKALNTCVSHICCILVFYVTVVGLTFIHRFGKHVPHVVHITMSYIYFLFPPFMNPVIYSIKTKQIQSGLLRLFSLPCSRT